One window from the genome of Mustela lutreola isolate mMusLut2 chromosome 11, mMusLut2.pri, whole genome shotgun sequence encodes:
- the HIP1R gene encoding huntingtin-interacting protein 1-related protein isoform X3: MNSIKSVPARVLSRRPGHSLEAEREQFDKTQAISISKAINTQEAPVKEKHARRIILGTHHEKGAFTFWSYAIGLPLPSSAILSWKFCHVLHKVLRDGHPNVLQDCQRHRSNIREIGDLWGHLHDRYGQLVNVYTKLLLTKISFHLKHPQFPAGLEVTDEVLEKTAGTDVNNIFQLTVEMFDYMDCELRLSESVFRQLNTAIAVSQMSSGQCRLAPLIQVIQDCSHLYHYTVKLMFKLHACLPADTLQGHRDRFHEQFHRYSPGRGRHWGLRSRGCLARPGSTVTSPPLPSQPQKLLPQSLRHALLQAAHPDPAAARGTRSSPRLQPCSLTGCSEDPGYLVGPCGLRGQPRGLPAGGATSSSRTSPPPLHQGPPNFLRASALAEHIKPVVVIPEEAPEDEEPENLIEISTGPSAGEPAVVADLFDQTFGPPNGSLKDDRDVQIESLKREVEMLRGELEKIKLEAQRYVSQLKGQVNALEAELEEQRKQKQKALVDNEQLRHELAQLRAAQREGERNQGLREEAEKKASAIEARYHKLKEKHSELIGTHAELLRKNADTAKQLTVTQQSQEEVARVKEQLAFQMEQVKRESEMKLEEQSDLLEKLKEELEAKAGELVRAQEALTRTEQSGSELSSRLDALSAEKAALSSAVRQRDADLQAAQGLAREKEAALSREQQRSAQETAQLRGQLADKESQEQELQRRLLDEQFAVLRGTAAEAERILQDAVAKLDDPLHLRCTSSPDYLVSRAQAALDAVSALEKGHAQYLVSRSDASALVAALTQFSYLAADTIVNGSATSHLAPTDPADRLVDTCRECGARALELLGQLQEQQTLHQAQPSLVRHPLQGILQLGQELKPKSLDVRQEELGAMVDKEMAATATAIEDAVRRIEDMMNQARHASSGVKLEVNERILNSCTDLMKAIRLLVTTSTSLQKEIVESGRGAATQQEFYAKNSRWTEGLISASKAVGWGATQLVYVAPGSRRTGWCSTRASMKSSSSAPTRSRPARPSSWQLPR; this comes from the exons atGAACAGCATCAAGAGCGTGCCGGCGCGGGTGCTGAGCCGCAGGCCGGGCCACAGCCTGGAGGCCGAGCGCGAGCAGTTCGACAAGACCCAG gCCATCAGCATCAGCAAAGCCATCAACACCCAGGAGGCCCCCGTGAAGGAGAAGCATGCCCGGC GCATCATTCTGGGCACTCACCATGAGAAGGGGGCCTTCACCTTCTGGTCCTACGCCATTGGTCTGCCGCTCCCCAGTAGCGCCATCCTCAGCTGGAAGTTCTGCCACGTCCTCCACAAGGTGCTCCGAGACGGACACCCGAAC GTGCTGCAGGACTGCCAGCGCCACAGGAGCAACATTCGGGAGATCGGCGACCTGTGG GGACATTTGCACGATCGCTACGGGCAGCTGGTGAATGTTTATACCAAACTCCTGCTGACCAAAATTTCCTTCCACCTGAAG CACCCCCAGTTTCCCGCAGGCCTGGAGGTGACAGACGAGGTGCTGGAGAAGACAGCTGGGACTGACGTCAACAACAT CTTCCAGCTCACCGTGGAGATGTTCGACTACATGGACTGCGAGCTGCGGCTTTCTGAATCCG TGTTCCGGCAGCTCAACACGGCCATTGCTGTGTCCCAGATGTCCTCGGGCCAGTGCCGCCTGGCGCCCCTCATCCAGGTCATCCAGGACTGCAGCCACCTCTACCACTACACCGTGAAGCTCATGTTCAAGCTGCACGCCT GTCTCCCGGCTGACACCCTGCAAGGCCACAGGGACCGGTTCCATGAGCAGTTTCACAGGTACAGCCCGGGCAGGGGGAGGCACTGGGGCCTGAGGAGCCGGGGCTGCCTGGCCAGACCAGGCTCCACCgtgacctcccctcccctgccctcgcAGCCTCAGAAACTTCTTCCGCAGAGCCTCAGACATGCTCTACTTCAAGCGGCTCATCCAGATCCCGCGGCTGCCCGAGGTACCCGCAGCTCCCCCAGGCTGCAGCCTTGTTCCCTCACTGGGTGCTCAGAGGACCCCGGGTACCTGGTGGGGCCCTGTGGGCTCCGGGGACAACCGAGGGGGCTTCCTGCAGGGGGGGCCACGAGCAGCTCCCGCACATCGCCACCCCCCCTCCACCAGGGACCGCCCAACTTCCTGCGGGCTTCGGCCCTGGCTGAGCACATCAAGCCGGTGGTGGTGATCCCCGAGGAGGCCCCCGAGGACGAGGAGCCGGAGAATCTCATCGAGATCAGCACAGGGCCCTCGGCTGGGGAGCCTGCG GTGGTGGCTGACCTCTTCGACCAGACATTTGGACCCCCCAATGGCTCCTTGAAGGACGATCG GGATGTGCAGATCGAGAGCCTGAAGAGGGAGGTGGAGATGCTCCGAGGGGAGCTGGAGAAGATCAAACTGGAG GCCCAGCGCTACGTCTCGCAGCTGAAGGGCCAGGTGAACGCGCTGGAGGCCGAGCTGGAGGAGCAgcggaagcagaagcagaaggcgCTGGTGGACAACGAGCAGCTCCGCCACGAGCTGGCCCAGCTGCGGGCCGCCCAGCGGGAAGGCGAGCGCAACCAGGGCCTGCGCGAGGAGGCCGAGA AGAAGGCCAGCGCCATCGAGGCGCGCTACCACAAGCTCAAGGAGAAGCACAGCGAGCTCATCGGCACGCACGCCGAGCTGCTCAGGAAG AACGCAGACACGGCCAAGCAGCTGACGGTGACgcagcagagccaggaggaggtggCGCGGGTGAAGGAGCAGCTGGCTTTCCAGATGGAGCAAGTGAAACGCGAGTCAGAGATGAAG CTGGAGGAGCAGAGTGACCTGCTGGAGAAGCTGAAGGAGGAGCTGGAGGCCAAGGCCGGAGAGCTGGTGCGCGCGCAGGAGGCGCTGACCCGCACGGAGCAG AGCGGGTCGGAGCTGAGCTCGAGGCTGGACGCGCTGAGCGCGGAGAAGGCGGCGCTGAGCAGCGCGGTGCGGCAGCGGGACGCGGACCTGCAGGCGGCCCAGGGCCTGGCGCGCGAGAAGGAGGCGGCGCTGAGCCGGGAGCAGCAGCGCAGCGCGCAGGAGACGGCTCAGCTGCGGGGACAGCTGGCGGACAAG GAAAGTCAGGAGCAGGAGCTGCAGCGGAGGCTCCTGGATGAGCAGTTTGCTGTGCTGCGGGGCACTGCCGCGGAGGCCGAACGGATCCTGCAGGACGCTGTGGCCAAGCTGGACGACCCTCTGCACCTGCGCTGCACCAGCTCACCAG ACTACCTGGTGAGCAGGGCCCAGGCCGCCCTGGATGCCGTGAGCGCCCTAGAGAAGGGCCATGCCCAGTACCTGGTCTCCAGGTCAG ACGCCTCTGCGCTGGTGGCAGCCCTGACCCAGTTCTCCTACCTGGCTGCGGACACCATTGTCAACGGCAGTGCCACCTCCCACCTGGCCCCTACTGACCCTGCAGACC GCCTGGTGGACACGTGCAGGGAGTGCGGGGCCCGCGCTCTGGAGCTCCTGGGGCAGCTGCAGGAGCAGCAGACTCTGCACCAGGCCCAGCCGAGCCTGGTGCGACACCCCCTGCAGGGCATCCTGCAGCTGGGCCAG GAGCTGAAGCCCAAGAGCCTGGATGTGCGTCAGGAGGAGCTTGGGGCCATGGTGGACAAGGAGATGGCGGCCACGGCCACGGCCATCGAAGATGCTGTGCGGAGGATTGAG GACATGATGAACCAGGCCCGCCACGCCAGCTCCGGGGTGAAGCTGGAGGTGAATGAAAG GATCCTCAATTCCTGCACAGACCTGATGAAG GCCATCCGGCTCTTGGTGACCACATCCACCAGCCTGCAGAAGGAAATTGTGGAGAGCGGCCGG GGGGCAGCCACGCAGCAGGAGTTTTATGCCAAGAACTCTAGGTGGACAGAAGGCCTCATCTCCGCCTCCAAGGCCGTGGGCTGGGGAGCCACGCAGCTGGTGTATGTCGCCCCAG GGAGTCGGCGGACAGGGTGGTGCTCCACACGGGCAAGTATGAAGAGCTCATCGTCTGCTCCCACGAGATCGCGGCCAGCACGGCCCAGCTCGTGGCAGCTTCCAAG gtGA
- the HIP1R gene encoding huntingtin-interacting protein 1-related protein isoform X1, whose protein sequence is MNSIKSVPARVLSRRPGHSLEAEREQFDKTQAISISKAINTQEAPVKEKHARRIILGTHHEKGAFTFWSYAIGLPLPSSAILSWKFCHVLHKVLRDGHPNVLQDCQRHRSNIREIGDLWGHLHDRYGQLVNVYTKLLLTKISFHLKHPQFPAGLEVTDEVLEKTAGTDVNNIFQLTVEMFDYMDCELRLSESVFRQLNTAIAVSQMSSGQCRLAPLIQVIQDCSHLYHYTVKLMFKLHACLPADTLQGHRDRFHEQFHRYSPGRGRHWGLRSRGCLARPGSTVTSPPLPSQPQKLLPQSLRHALLQAAHPDPAAARGTRSSPRLQPCSLTGCSEDPGYLVGPCGLRGQPRGLPAGGATSSSRTSPPPLHQGPPNFLRASALAEHIKPVVVIPEEAPEDEEPENLIEISTGPSAGEPAVVADLFDQTFGPPNGSLKDDRDVQIESLKREVEMLRGELEKIKLEAQRYVSQLKGQVNALEAELEEQRKQKQKALVDNEQLRHELAQLRAAQREGERNQGLREEAEKKASAIEARYHKLKEKHSELIGTHAELLRKNADTAKQLTVTQQSQEEVARVKEQLAFQMEQVKRESEMKLEEQSDLLEKLKEELEAKAGELVRAQEALTRTEQSGSELSSRLDALSAEKAALSSAVRQRDADLQAAQGLAREKEAALSREQQRSAQETAQLRGQLADKESQEQELQRRLLDEQFAVLRGTAAEAERILQDAVAKLDDPLHLRCTSSPDYLVSRAQAALDAVSALEKGHAQYLVSRSDASALVAALTQFSYLAADTIVNGSATSHLAPTDPADRLVDTCRECGARALELLGQLQEQQTLHQAQPSLVRHPLQGILQLGQELKPKSLDVRQEELGAMVDKEMAATATAIEDAVRRIEDMMNQARHASSGVKLEVNERILNSCTDLMKAIRLLVTTSTSLQKEIVESGRGAATQQEFYAKNSRWTEGLISASKAVGWGATQLVESADRVVLHTGKYEELIVCSHEIAASTAQLVAASKVKADKHSPHLSRLQECSRAVNEMAANVVASSKSGQEQIEERDTMDFSGLSLIKLKKQEMETQVRVLELEKTLEAERMRLGELRKQHYVLAGAVGTPSDGDPGRPSAAPRSGASKKPPLAQKPSVAPRQDHQLDNYSRLSS, encoded by the exons atGAACAGCATCAAGAGCGTGCCGGCGCGGGTGCTGAGCCGCAGGCCGGGCCACAGCCTGGAGGCCGAGCGCGAGCAGTTCGACAAGACCCAG gCCATCAGCATCAGCAAAGCCATCAACACCCAGGAGGCCCCCGTGAAGGAGAAGCATGCCCGGC GCATCATTCTGGGCACTCACCATGAGAAGGGGGCCTTCACCTTCTGGTCCTACGCCATTGGTCTGCCGCTCCCCAGTAGCGCCATCCTCAGCTGGAAGTTCTGCCACGTCCTCCACAAGGTGCTCCGAGACGGACACCCGAAC GTGCTGCAGGACTGCCAGCGCCACAGGAGCAACATTCGGGAGATCGGCGACCTGTGG GGACATTTGCACGATCGCTACGGGCAGCTGGTGAATGTTTATACCAAACTCCTGCTGACCAAAATTTCCTTCCACCTGAAG CACCCCCAGTTTCCCGCAGGCCTGGAGGTGACAGACGAGGTGCTGGAGAAGACAGCTGGGACTGACGTCAACAACAT CTTCCAGCTCACCGTGGAGATGTTCGACTACATGGACTGCGAGCTGCGGCTTTCTGAATCCG TGTTCCGGCAGCTCAACACGGCCATTGCTGTGTCCCAGATGTCCTCGGGCCAGTGCCGCCTGGCGCCCCTCATCCAGGTCATCCAGGACTGCAGCCACCTCTACCACTACACCGTGAAGCTCATGTTCAAGCTGCACGCCT GTCTCCCGGCTGACACCCTGCAAGGCCACAGGGACCGGTTCCATGAGCAGTTTCACAGGTACAGCCCGGGCAGGGGGAGGCACTGGGGCCTGAGGAGCCGGGGCTGCCTGGCCAGACCAGGCTCCACCgtgacctcccctcccctgccctcgcAGCCTCAGAAACTTCTTCCGCAGAGCCTCAGACATGCTCTACTTCAAGCGGCTCATCCAGATCCCGCGGCTGCCCGAGGTACCCGCAGCTCCCCCAGGCTGCAGCCTTGTTCCCTCACTGGGTGCTCAGAGGACCCCGGGTACCTGGTGGGGCCCTGTGGGCTCCGGGGACAACCGAGGGGGCTTCCTGCAGGGGGGGCCACGAGCAGCTCCCGCACATCGCCACCCCCCCTCCACCAGGGACCGCCCAACTTCCTGCGGGCTTCGGCCCTGGCTGAGCACATCAAGCCGGTGGTGGTGATCCCCGAGGAGGCCCCCGAGGACGAGGAGCCGGAGAATCTCATCGAGATCAGCACAGGGCCCTCGGCTGGGGAGCCTGCG GTGGTGGCTGACCTCTTCGACCAGACATTTGGACCCCCCAATGGCTCCTTGAAGGACGATCG GGATGTGCAGATCGAGAGCCTGAAGAGGGAGGTGGAGATGCTCCGAGGGGAGCTGGAGAAGATCAAACTGGAG GCCCAGCGCTACGTCTCGCAGCTGAAGGGCCAGGTGAACGCGCTGGAGGCCGAGCTGGAGGAGCAgcggaagcagaagcagaaggcgCTGGTGGACAACGAGCAGCTCCGCCACGAGCTGGCCCAGCTGCGGGCCGCCCAGCGGGAAGGCGAGCGCAACCAGGGCCTGCGCGAGGAGGCCGAGA AGAAGGCCAGCGCCATCGAGGCGCGCTACCACAAGCTCAAGGAGAAGCACAGCGAGCTCATCGGCACGCACGCCGAGCTGCTCAGGAAG AACGCAGACACGGCCAAGCAGCTGACGGTGACgcagcagagccaggaggaggtggCGCGGGTGAAGGAGCAGCTGGCTTTCCAGATGGAGCAAGTGAAACGCGAGTCAGAGATGAAG CTGGAGGAGCAGAGTGACCTGCTGGAGAAGCTGAAGGAGGAGCTGGAGGCCAAGGCCGGAGAGCTGGTGCGCGCGCAGGAGGCGCTGACCCGCACGGAGCAG AGCGGGTCGGAGCTGAGCTCGAGGCTGGACGCGCTGAGCGCGGAGAAGGCGGCGCTGAGCAGCGCGGTGCGGCAGCGGGACGCGGACCTGCAGGCGGCCCAGGGCCTGGCGCGCGAGAAGGAGGCGGCGCTGAGCCGGGAGCAGCAGCGCAGCGCGCAGGAGACGGCTCAGCTGCGGGGACAGCTGGCGGACAAG GAAAGTCAGGAGCAGGAGCTGCAGCGGAGGCTCCTGGATGAGCAGTTTGCTGTGCTGCGGGGCACTGCCGCGGAGGCCGAACGGATCCTGCAGGACGCTGTGGCCAAGCTGGACGACCCTCTGCACCTGCGCTGCACCAGCTCACCAG ACTACCTGGTGAGCAGGGCCCAGGCCGCCCTGGATGCCGTGAGCGCCCTAGAGAAGGGCCATGCCCAGTACCTGGTCTCCAGGTCAG ACGCCTCTGCGCTGGTGGCAGCCCTGACCCAGTTCTCCTACCTGGCTGCGGACACCATTGTCAACGGCAGTGCCACCTCCCACCTGGCCCCTACTGACCCTGCAGACC GCCTGGTGGACACGTGCAGGGAGTGCGGGGCCCGCGCTCTGGAGCTCCTGGGGCAGCTGCAGGAGCAGCAGACTCTGCACCAGGCCCAGCCGAGCCTGGTGCGACACCCCCTGCAGGGCATCCTGCAGCTGGGCCAG GAGCTGAAGCCCAAGAGCCTGGATGTGCGTCAGGAGGAGCTTGGGGCCATGGTGGACAAGGAGATGGCGGCCACGGCCACGGCCATCGAAGATGCTGTGCGGAGGATTGAG GACATGATGAACCAGGCCCGCCACGCCAGCTCCGGGGTGAAGCTGGAGGTGAATGAAAG GATCCTCAATTCCTGCACAGACCTGATGAAG GCCATCCGGCTCTTGGTGACCACATCCACCAGCCTGCAGAAGGAAATTGTGGAGAGCGGCCGG GGGGCAGCCACGCAGCAGGAGTTTTATGCCAAGAACTCTAGGTGGACAGAAGGCCTCATCTCCGCCTCCAAGGCCGTGGGCTGGGGAGCCACGCAGCTGGT GGAGTCGGCGGACAGGGTGGTGCTCCACACGGGCAAGTATGAAGAGCTCATCGTCTGCTCCCACGAGATCGCGGCCAGCACGGCCCAGCTCGTGGCAGCTTCCAAG gtGAAGGCAGACAAGCACAGCCCCCACCTGAGCCGCCTCCAGGAGTGCTCCCGCGCCGTCAACGAGATGGCCGCCAACGTGGTGGCCTCCAGCAAGTCCGGCCAGGAGCAGATCGAAGAGAGAG ACACCATGGACTTCTCTGGCCTGTCTCTCATCAAGCTTAAGAAGCAGGAGATGGAGACCCAG GTCCGCGTCCTGGAGCTGGAGAAGACGCTGGAGGCCGAGCGCATGAGGCTGGGGGAGCTGCGGAAGCAGCACTACGTGCTGGCTGGGGCCGTGGGGACGCCCAGTGACGGGGATCCCGGCCGACCCAGTGCTGCCCCCCGCAGCGGGGCCTCCAAGAAGCCACCCCTGGCCCAGAAGCCCAGCGTGGCCCCCCGGCAGGACCACCAG
- the HIP1R gene encoding huntingtin-interacting protein 1-related protein isoform X2, translated as MNSIKSVPARVLSRRPGHSLEAEREQFDKTQAISISKAINTQEAPVKEKHARRIILGTHHEKGAFTFWSYAIGLPLPSSAILSWKFCHVLHKVLRDGHPNVLQDCQRHRSNIREIGDLWGHLHDRYGQLVNVYTKLLLTKISFHLKHPQFPAGLEVTDEVLEKTAGTDVNNIFQLTVEMFDYMDCELRLSESVFRQLNTAIAVSQMSSGQCRLAPLIQVIQDCSHLYHYTVKLMFKLHACLPADTLQGHRDRFHEQFHSLRNFFRRASDMLYFKRLIQIPRLPEGPPNFLRASALAEHIKPVVVIPEEAPEDEEPENLIEISTGPSAGEPAVVADLFDQTFGPPNGSLKDDRDVQIESLKREVEMLRGELEKIKLEAQRYVSQLKGQVNALEAELEEQRKQKQKALVDNEQLRHELAQLRAAQREGERNQGLREEAEKKASAIEARYHKLKEKHSELIGTHAELLRKNADTAKQLTVTQQSQEEVARVKEQLAFQMEQVKRESEMKLEEQSDLLEKLKEELEAKAGELVRAQEALTRTEQSGSELSSRLDALSAEKAALSSAVRQRDADLQAAQGLAREKEAALSREQQRSAQETAQLRGQLADKESQEQELQRRLLDEQFAVLRGTAAEAERILQDAVAKLDDPLHLRCTSSPDYLVSRAQAALDAVSALEKGHAQYLVSRSDASALVAALTQFSYLAADTIVNGSATSHLAPTDPADRLVDTCRECGARALELLGQLQEQQTLHQAQPSLVRHPLQGILQLGQELKPKSLDVRQEELGAMVDKEMAATATAIEDAVRRIEDMMNQARHASSGVKLEVNERILNSCTDLMKAIRLLVTTSTSLQKEIVESGRGAATQQEFYAKNSRWTEGLISASKAVGWGATQLVESADRVVLHTGKYEELIVCSHEIAASTAQLVAASKVKADKHSPHLSRLQECSRAVNEMAANVVASSKSGQEQIEERDTMDFSGLSLIKLKKQEMETQVRVLELEKTLEAERMRLGELRKQHYVLAGAVGTPSDGDPGRPSAAPRSGASKKPPLAQKPSVAPRQDHQLDNYSRLSS; from the exons atGAACAGCATCAAGAGCGTGCCGGCGCGGGTGCTGAGCCGCAGGCCGGGCCACAGCCTGGAGGCCGAGCGCGAGCAGTTCGACAAGACCCAG gCCATCAGCATCAGCAAAGCCATCAACACCCAGGAGGCCCCCGTGAAGGAGAAGCATGCCCGGC GCATCATTCTGGGCACTCACCATGAGAAGGGGGCCTTCACCTTCTGGTCCTACGCCATTGGTCTGCCGCTCCCCAGTAGCGCCATCCTCAGCTGGAAGTTCTGCCACGTCCTCCACAAGGTGCTCCGAGACGGACACCCGAAC GTGCTGCAGGACTGCCAGCGCCACAGGAGCAACATTCGGGAGATCGGCGACCTGTGG GGACATTTGCACGATCGCTACGGGCAGCTGGTGAATGTTTATACCAAACTCCTGCTGACCAAAATTTCCTTCCACCTGAAG CACCCCCAGTTTCCCGCAGGCCTGGAGGTGACAGACGAGGTGCTGGAGAAGACAGCTGGGACTGACGTCAACAACAT CTTCCAGCTCACCGTGGAGATGTTCGACTACATGGACTGCGAGCTGCGGCTTTCTGAATCCG TGTTCCGGCAGCTCAACACGGCCATTGCTGTGTCCCAGATGTCCTCGGGCCAGTGCCGCCTGGCGCCCCTCATCCAGGTCATCCAGGACTGCAGCCACCTCTACCACTACACCGTGAAGCTCATGTTCAAGCTGCACGCCT GTCTCCCGGCTGACACCCTGCAAGGCCACAGGGACCGGTTCCATGAGCAGTTTCACAG CCTCAGAAACTTCTTCCGCAGAGCCTCAGACATGCTCTACTTCAAGCGGCTCATCCAGATCCCGCGGCTGCCCGAG GGACCGCCCAACTTCCTGCGGGCTTCGGCCCTGGCTGAGCACATCAAGCCGGTGGTGGTGATCCCCGAGGAGGCCCCCGAGGACGAGGAGCCGGAGAATCTCATCGAGATCAGCACAGGGCCCTCGGCTGGGGAGCCTGCG GTGGTGGCTGACCTCTTCGACCAGACATTTGGACCCCCCAATGGCTCCTTGAAGGACGATCG GGATGTGCAGATCGAGAGCCTGAAGAGGGAGGTGGAGATGCTCCGAGGGGAGCTGGAGAAGATCAAACTGGAG GCCCAGCGCTACGTCTCGCAGCTGAAGGGCCAGGTGAACGCGCTGGAGGCCGAGCTGGAGGAGCAgcggaagcagaagcagaaggcgCTGGTGGACAACGAGCAGCTCCGCCACGAGCTGGCCCAGCTGCGGGCCGCCCAGCGGGAAGGCGAGCGCAACCAGGGCCTGCGCGAGGAGGCCGAGA AGAAGGCCAGCGCCATCGAGGCGCGCTACCACAAGCTCAAGGAGAAGCACAGCGAGCTCATCGGCACGCACGCCGAGCTGCTCAGGAAG AACGCAGACACGGCCAAGCAGCTGACGGTGACgcagcagagccaggaggaggtggCGCGGGTGAAGGAGCAGCTGGCTTTCCAGATGGAGCAAGTGAAACGCGAGTCAGAGATGAAG CTGGAGGAGCAGAGTGACCTGCTGGAGAAGCTGAAGGAGGAGCTGGAGGCCAAGGCCGGAGAGCTGGTGCGCGCGCAGGAGGCGCTGACCCGCACGGAGCAG AGCGGGTCGGAGCTGAGCTCGAGGCTGGACGCGCTGAGCGCGGAGAAGGCGGCGCTGAGCAGCGCGGTGCGGCAGCGGGACGCGGACCTGCAGGCGGCCCAGGGCCTGGCGCGCGAGAAGGAGGCGGCGCTGAGCCGGGAGCAGCAGCGCAGCGCGCAGGAGACGGCTCAGCTGCGGGGACAGCTGGCGGACAAG GAAAGTCAGGAGCAGGAGCTGCAGCGGAGGCTCCTGGATGAGCAGTTTGCTGTGCTGCGGGGCACTGCCGCGGAGGCCGAACGGATCCTGCAGGACGCTGTGGCCAAGCTGGACGACCCTCTGCACCTGCGCTGCACCAGCTCACCAG ACTACCTGGTGAGCAGGGCCCAGGCCGCCCTGGATGCCGTGAGCGCCCTAGAGAAGGGCCATGCCCAGTACCTGGTCTCCAGGTCAG ACGCCTCTGCGCTGGTGGCAGCCCTGACCCAGTTCTCCTACCTGGCTGCGGACACCATTGTCAACGGCAGTGCCACCTCCCACCTGGCCCCTACTGACCCTGCAGACC GCCTGGTGGACACGTGCAGGGAGTGCGGGGCCCGCGCTCTGGAGCTCCTGGGGCAGCTGCAGGAGCAGCAGACTCTGCACCAGGCCCAGCCGAGCCTGGTGCGACACCCCCTGCAGGGCATCCTGCAGCTGGGCCAG GAGCTGAAGCCCAAGAGCCTGGATGTGCGTCAGGAGGAGCTTGGGGCCATGGTGGACAAGGAGATGGCGGCCACGGCCACGGCCATCGAAGATGCTGTGCGGAGGATTGAG GACATGATGAACCAGGCCCGCCACGCCAGCTCCGGGGTGAAGCTGGAGGTGAATGAAAG GATCCTCAATTCCTGCACAGACCTGATGAAG GCCATCCGGCTCTTGGTGACCACATCCACCAGCCTGCAGAAGGAAATTGTGGAGAGCGGCCGG GGGGCAGCCACGCAGCAGGAGTTTTATGCCAAGAACTCTAGGTGGACAGAAGGCCTCATCTCCGCCTCCAAGGCCGTGGGCTGGGGAGCCACGCAGCTGGT GGAGTCGGCGGACAGGGTGGTGCTCCACACGGGCAAGTATGAAGAGCTCATCGTCTGCTCCCACGAGATCGCGGCCAGCACGGCCCAGCTCGTGGCAGCTTCCAAG gtGAAGGCAGACAAGCACAGCCCCCACCTGAGCCGCCTCCAGGAGTGCTCCCGCGCCGTCAACGAGATGGCCGCCAACGTGGTGGCCTCCAGCAAGTCCGGCCAGGAGCAGATCGAAGAGAGAG ACACCATGGACTTCTCTGGCCTGTCTCTCATCAAGCTTAAGAAGCAGGAGATGGAGACCCAG GTCCGCGTCCTGGAGCTGGAGAAGACGCTGGAGGCCGAGCGCATGAGGCTGGGGGAGCTGCGGAAGCAGCACTACGTGCTGGCTGGGGCCGTGGGGACGCCCAGTGACGGGGATCCCGGCCGACCCAGTGCTGCCCCCCGCAGCGGGGCCTCCAAGAAGCCACCCCTGGCCCAGAAGCCCAGCGTGGCCCCCCGGCAGGACCACCAG